The proteins below come from a single Tigriopus californicus strain San Diego chromosome 3, Tcal_SD_v2.1, whole genome shotgun sequence genomic window:
- the LOC131878572 gene encoding uncharacterized protein LOC131878572 translates to MWITYFILCLVTLTLASTDGNVNDMLIHIRTIMERYPMDEIRWNDLAIHCQENCARVLRIHPHAKIIQDHNCLHQETIVTASLPQDLSFGKCTWIILQSEEQEQVLDCNIPPFQSQVYLLKLLQQSRFELWETYQVENVRERNLVQIWNNKTLLFQNEAILERRSSLASAHFNVIMAEWRPFQYIQGYDVENAQGFSMDLLKTLQSSMNFSYTLNGSEYQIQGDVFKNGSIYGLLGLVAQGQYDFGATVFVMSEDRSKHLNLLYVGTSITRVIISWIPPIIGVNDAILSMFNVDVWAVYAISLFLLTTYGSMSSMASRRHTGVKDHGEVGLAILGSLFGQGAAHPLNLISFRILLITAFLLGLMFSITFSARLISSLSVQKEINNLATLEQVEEEGVEMFIPGFGADLTHYSEASSDTVEGRLWQKKIGRSPEFHTNPYSLQALIGHSSKEAVALGYQNVVDEYRSRNPGVGCKLQTSKVPFFNGRLHFPFRPDFPYLEVFHFQLQKMEQSGIIDKLVQKWVKNIELTEEFMCQHSNQNEVTQVTFASVTKFFYTIGFGVIAGLSILIVELIIRCKRKAFSVYADLQRGIALQVMKLH, encoded by the coding sequence ATGTGGATCACGTACTTTATTTTATGCCTTGTAACTTTGACTTTGGCCAGTACCGACGGCAATGTTAATGATATGCTCATTCATATCCGGACAATCATGGAGCGTTATCCAATGGACGAAATTCGATGGAACGACTTGGCTATTCATTGTCAAGAGAATTGCGCTCGGGTTCTTAGAATCCATCCCCATGCCAAAATAATTCAGGATCACAATTGTTTGCATCAAGAGACAATCGTCACGGCCTCTTTGCCTCAAGATCTGTCCTTTGGAAAGTGTACTTGGATTATACTGCAGAGCGAGGAACAAGAGCAGGTTCTGGATTGCAACATACCTCCCTTTCAATCTCAAGTTTATCTTTTAAAGTTACTGCAACAGAGCAGATTTGAACTGTGGGAAACATACCAAGTGGAAAATGTGCGCGAGAGAAACTTGGTTCAGATTTGGAACAATAAAACGCTCTTATTTCAAAACGAAGCCATTTTAGAACGTCGGAGTTCTCTGGCGAGTGCCCACTTTAACGTAATTATGGCGGAATGGCGGCCATTTCAATACATTCAAGGTTATGACGTGGAAAATGCACAAGGTTTCTCCATGGACCTCTTGAAAACCCTTCAATCAAGCATGAACTTTTCGTATACGCTAAATGGCTCCGAATACCAGATCCAAGGGGACgtcttcaaaaatggatccATATACGGACTTCTTGGACTGGTGGCTCAGGGACAATACGACTTTGGTGCCACTGTGTTCGTCATGAGCGAGGATCGATCCAAACACTTGAATTTACTTTATGTGGGCACCTCCATCACGAGAGTCATCATATCTTGGATTCCGCCCATCATTGGAGTCAATGATGCCATTTTAAGCATGTTCAACGTGGATGTTTGGGCCGTTTATGCCATTTCCCTGTTCTTATTGACCACCTATGGATCCATGAGCTCAATGGCAAGCCGGCGTCACACTGGTGTGAAAGATCACGGCGAAGTGGGCTTGGCCATCCTTGGAAGCCTGTTTGGGCAAGGAGCAGCGCatcctttgaatttgatctcGTTCCGCATCTTATTGATTACCGCTTTTCTCTTGGGATTGATGTTCTCGATCACGTTTTCGGCCAGGCTGATTTCATCCTTGAGCGTGCAAAAAGAGATCAACAATCTGGCCACTCTTGAGCAAGTGGAAGAGGAAGGGGTGGAAATGTTCATTCCTGGTTTTGGAGCCGATTTGACCCACTATTCCGAGGCCAGTTCAGACACCGTGGAAGGACGTTTATGGCAGAAGAAGATCGGTCGATCTCCAGAGTTTCACACCAATCCGTATAGCCTTCAAGCCTTGATTGGCCATTCCTCGAAGGAAGCCGTGGCTTTGGGATATCAGAATGTGGTGGATGAATACCGAAGTCGAAATCCTGGGGTGGGTTGCAAGTTACAAACGAGTAAAGTGCCTTTTTTCAATGGCAGACTTCACTTCCCGTTTCGACCCGATTTCCCTTATTTGGAAGTGTTTCACTTTCAACTCCAAAAGATGGAACAATCTGGGATCATCGACAAGTTGGTACAGAAATGGGTGAAGAACATCGAATTGACTGAAGAGTTCATGTGTCAACAttccaaccaaaatgaagtgACCCAAGTCACATTTGCAAGTGTGACAAAGTTCTTCTATACGATTGGTTTTGGAGTCATAGCTGGGCTGAGCATTTTAATTGTGGAACTGATCATACGTTGCAAACGAAAAGCATTCTCTGTTTACGCAGATCTCCAACGAGGCATTGCTTTGCAAGTGATGAAGCTTCATTAA